One Tautonia marina DNA window includes the following coding sequences:
- a CDS encoding serine/threonine-protein kinase: MSAKPEANGDEVIELTPTVEIAFHRSPSADDPTLDFTLGGPPEGGGHVELVAGAAQTIGTETTSLLHSRLRTVTFVMLVIFSMTLVWSLVNEAAFDSGALRLITGVNIARLAVLGVILGVLWSRPHFSNRFLRGLEYALFGSLIVSWMAVRYQSILSNARAGAMVDLVLEAQLQMFALFVYMILHGLFIPHRWTGTARVVGTMALAPVVTLAALKLGHPELLDRIAAITNERTLSTDILIVAVGVFLATYGAAMFDRMRTQVHEAKKFGQYQLVRKIGSGGMGEVHLAEHALLKRPCALKLIRADASGDPTALARFEREVQTTARLTHPNTIEIYDYGHTDDGTFYYVMEYLPGMSSAELVEQHGPLPPGRVIYLLRQACSGLAEAHAEGLIHRDLKPANVYVSERGGLCDFVKVLDFGLVKLTHEPDAAQLTADMTVSGTPLYMSPEQATGERGLDARCDLYALGAVAYYWLTGRPPFEGSSPVQVMIAHARDPVTPPSAHRPEVPQDLEAVILRCLAKAPADRFADASELEQALASCASASDWDHRQAALWWHEVTLGQAAAPSGA, encoded by the coding sequence ATGTCTGCGAAACCCGAAGCCAACGGCGACGAGGTCATCGAGCTGACCCCGACCGTCGAAATCGCCTTCCACCGAAGCCCCTCTGCCGACGACCCGACGCTCGACTTCACCCTCGGCGGCCCACCGGAGGGAGGAGGCCACGTCGAGCTGGTGGCCGGGGCGGCGCAGACGATCGGGACCGAGACGACCTCGCTGCTTCATTCCCGCTTGCGGACGGTCACCTTTGTGATGCTGGTGATCTTCTCGATGACGCTGGTCTGGTCGCTCGTCAACGAGGCGGCGTTCGACTCGGGGGCCTTGCGGCTGATCACGGGGGTCAACATTGCCCGGCTCGCCGTTCTCGGGGTGATTCTGGGCGTCCTCTGGAGCCGCCCTCACTTTTCGAATCGCTTCCTGAGAGGGCTCGAATATGCGCTCTTTGGCAGCCTGATCGTCTCGTGGATGGCCGTGCGCTACCAGTCGATCCTCAGTAACGCTCGGGCCGGAGCGATGGTCGATCTGGTTCTCGAAGCGCAGCTTCAGATGTTCGCGCTGTTTGTCTACATGATCCTGCACGGCCTGTTTATCCCCCACCGATGGACCGGCACGGCTCGGGTTGTGGGCACGATGGCGCTGGCGCCGGTCGTCACGCTGGCGGCCTTGAAGCTCGGGCATCCGGAACTTCTGGATCGGATTGCCGCGATCACCAACGAACGGACCCTGAGTACCGACATCCTGATCGTGGCCGTCGGCGTGTTTCTGGCCACCTACGGCGCGGCGATGTTCGACCGGATGCGGACTCAGGTGCACGAGGCCAAGAAGTTCGGCCAGTACCAGCTGGTGCGGAAGATCGGCTCCGGCGGCATGGGAGAGGTGCATCTGGCCGAGCACGCCCTCCTGAAGCGCCCCTGCGCCTTGAAGCTGATCCGGGCCGACGCCTCGGGAGACCCGACCGCCCTGGCCCGCTTCGAACGCGAGGTGCAGACAACCGCCCGCTTGACCCACCCGAACACGATCGAGATCTACGACTACGGTCACACCGACGACGGCACCTTCTACTACGTGATGGAGTACCTGCCGGGCATGAGCTCGGCCGAACTGGTCGAACAGCACGGCCCCCTGCCCCCCGGTCGCGTCATCTACCTGCTCCGCCAGGCCTGTAGCGGGCTGGCCGAGGCCCACGCCGAAGGCCTGATCCACCGTGACCTGAAACCGGCCAATGTGTATGTTTCCGAGCGTGGCGGGCTGTGCGACTTCGTCAAGGTGCTCGACTTCGGCCTCGTCAAGCTCACCCACGAGCCCGACGCCGCCCAGTTGACCGCCGACATGACCGTCAGCGGCACACCCCTCTACATGTCTCCCGAACAGGCGACCGGCGAGCGCGGGCTCGACGCCCGGTGCGATCTCTACGCCCTCGGCGCGGTCGCCTACTACTGGCTCACCGGCCGGCCTCCCTTCGAAGGGTCCAGCCCGGTTCAGGTGATGATCGCCCACGCCCGAGACCCCGTCACCCCCCCCTCGGCCCACCGCCCCGAAGTCCCTCAGGACCTCGAAGCCGTCATCCTCCGCTGTCTCGCCAAGGCCCCGGCCGACCGCTTCGCCGATGCCTCGGAGCTGGAACAGGCGCTCGCCTCGTGCGCCTCCGCCAGCGACTGGGACCACCGCCAGGCCGCCCTCTGGTGGCACGAGGTGACGCTCGGCCAGGCCGCCGCCCCCTCAGGCGCCTGA
- the hcp gene encoding hydroxylamine reductase, with protein sequence MFCNQCEQTAHGIGCTMSPGVCGKDADVQSVQELILYGLKGMAAYANHARRLGKSDESVSAFIEEALFSTMTNVNFDLESLFEIAMELGRKNLRVMELLDEGHVETFGKPSPSVVQAGTRPAPGILVTGHDLVDLWNLLQQVEGTEVKVYTHGEMLPAHMYPKLREHPNLAGHYGGPWQKQKQEFPKFGGPVVATTNCILIPKDDYADRIFTTRFTAVPGGTRLNGDDYGPVIAKARECGPLPEVRQGTFQVGYHRTVLLDAAPTIVEAVKAGQISRFFVIGGCDGAEPGRNYFSDYAANTPSDSFILTLGCGKYRILDRDHGTHLGLPRLMDMGQCNDAYGAIQVALALANAFGCGVNDLPLTLVVSWFEQKAVAVLLTLLSLNVQGITIGPNPPGFITPKVFQILQEKFDLRLTGSDPLVDLNLAIS encoded by the coding sequence ATGTTCTGCAATCAGTGCGAGCAGACGGCCCACGGAATCGGTTGCACGATGAGCCCCGGCGTGTGCGGCAAAGATGCCGACGTGCAGTCGGTGCAGGAGTTGATCCTGTACGGCTTGAAGGGGATGGCGGCGTACGCGAATCATGCGCGACGGCTGGGCAAGAGCGACGAATCGGTCAGTGCGTTCATCGAAGAGGCTCTGTTCTCGACGATGACGAACGTGAACTTCGATCTGGAGAGCCTGTTCGAGATCGCGATGGAGCTGGGCCGGAAGAACCTTCGCGTGATGGAACTGCTCGACGAGGGGCACGTTGAGACGTTCGGAAAGCCGTCGCCGTCGGTCGTGCAGGCGGGCACTCGGCCGGCGCCGGGCATTTTGGTGACGGGTCACGATCTGGTCGATCTCTGGAACCTGTTGCAGCAGGTTGAAGGGACCGAGGTCAAGGTCTACACGCATGGCGAGATGTTGCCCGCGCACATGTACCCGAAGCTTCGGGAGCATCCGAACCTGGCCGGTCACTACGGCGGCCCCTGGCAAAAGCAGAAGCAGGAGTTCCCGAAGTTTGGCGGGCCGGTCGTGGCCACGACCAATTGCATCTTGATTCCGAAGGATGATTACGCCGACCGCATCTTCACCACGCGGTTCACGGCCGTGCCGGGCGGCACTCGGCTGAACGGCGACGACTACGGGCCGGTGATCGCCAAGGCGAGGGAATGCGGGCCTTTGCCGGAGGTTCGCCAAGGGACGTTCCAGGTTGGCTATCACCGGACGGTCTTGCTCGACGCTGCGCCGACGATCGTCGAGGCGGTGAAGGCGGGGCAGATCAGTCGGTTCTTCGTCATCGGCGGGTGCGACGGGGCCGAGCCGGGACGAAACTACTTCTCGGACTACGCGGCGAATACCCCTTCGGATTCCTTTATTCTCACGCTCGGCTGCGGCAAGTACCGGATTCTCGACCGCGACCACGGTACGCACCTTGGCTTGCCCAGGCTCATGGACATGGGCCAGTGCAATGATGCTTACGGGGCGATCCAGGTGGCCCTGGCGCTGGCCAATGCCTTCGGCTGCGGGGTGAACGACCTGCCGTTGACCTTGGTGGTGAGCTGGTTCGAGCAGAAGGCGGTGGCCGTCTTGCTCACCTTGCTGTCGCTCAACGTGCAGGGGATCACGATTGGCCCGAATCCTCCGGGGTTCATCACGCCGAAGGTCTTCCAGATTCTCCAGGAGAAGTTCGACCTGCGGTTGACCGGATCGGACCCCCTGGTCGATCTCAACCTGGCGATCTCCTGA